A stretch of the Photobacterium toruni genome encodes the following:
- a CDS encoding SDR family NAD(P)-dependent oxidoreductase: MNRFEGKVVIITGAGNGMGKAAAHRFASEGAIVVLADLYQDALDKVHSELNASKTLSVKTDVSNEAEVKNLIEQTIKNFNKIDILINNAGVHIPGTILDGSIQDWEKISSVNINGAIYCSKYALPHLIESKGCIVNNASVSGLGADWGAAYYCVSKGAIVNLTRVLALDFGLQGVRVNSVCPSLVKTNMTNSWPDDIRNKFNERIPLGRAAEPEEVAAVMSFLASDDASFVNGVNLPVDGGVTASDGQPKIVA; this comes from the coding sequence ATGAATCGCTTTGAAGGAAAAGTTGTAATAATTACAGGCGCTGGTAATGGCATGGGTAAAGCTGCAGCACACCGTTTTGCATCTGAAGGTGCTATTGTTGTGCTTGCTGATCTTTATCAAGACGCATTAGATAAAGTACATAGTGAATTGAACGCAAGTAAAACATTATCGGTTAAAACGGATGTTTCAAATGAAGCTGAAGTAAAAAATCTTATCGAACAAACAATTAAGAACTTCAATAAAATTGACATCTTAATCAATAATGCAGGCGTACATATTCCAGGTACAATTTTGGACGGTAGCATTCAAGATTGGGAAAAAATATCTAGCGTAAATATCAATGGTGCTATTTACTGCTCTAAATATGCATTGCCTCACTTAATTGAAAGTAAAGGCTGCATTGTTAATAACGCCTCTGTTTCGGGTTTAGGTGCTGACTGGGGTGCAGCTTACTACTGCGTATCAAAAGGTGCGATTGTTAACTTAACTCGTGTCCTTGCACTGGATTTTGGCCTACAAGGTGTCCGTGTTAACTCTGTATGCCCAAGCCTTGTGAAAACTAATATGACCAATAGCTGGCCTGATGATATTCGTAATAAATTTAACGAACGCATTCCACTTGGTCGTGCCGCTGAACCTGAAGAAGTAGCAGCTGTTATGAGCTTCTTAGCAAGTGATGATGCAAGCTTCGTTAATGGTGTTAACCTACCTGTTGATGGTGGTGTAACTGCATCTGACGGCCAACCTAAAATCGTTGCTTAA
- the focA gene encoding formate transporter FocA has protein sequence METNPFDSLMPPAMAHKAEEVGVYKATKHPLQSFFLAITAGVFISIAFVFYTTVTTGAGDMPWGMSKFVGGLAFSLGLILVVICGGELFTSSVLTTVARASSRITTSQLMKNWGIVYFGNFVGAIFFVACIWIAEQHLGANGQWGINAMKIAQHKLHHDFGQAIVLGMLCNLMVCLATWMTFSCRSATDKVMVMLLPVAMFVACGFEHCIANMFMIPMGIVIHAFAGPEFWTMTGIDPAQFADLTVHNFVVNNLIPVTIGNIIGGGVLVGLTYWIIHRRPELNGNSHH, from the coding sequence ATGGAAACTAATCCTTTTGACTCACTGATGCCACCAGCAATGGCACATAAAGCCGAAGAAGTCGGCGTTTATAAAGCGACAAAACACCCATTACAGTCATTCTTTTTAGCGATAACTGCTGGTGTTTTTATTTCAATTGCTTTTGTATTTTACACAACAGTTACTACTGGCGCTGGTGATATGCCTTGGGGTATGTCTAAGTTTGTCGGTGGTTTAGCATTTAGTTTAGGTTTAATCCTAGTAGTTATATGCGGTGGCGAGTTATTCACCTCTTCTGTATTAACCACTGTTGCTCGTGCAAGCAGTCGCATTACTACTAGTCAGTTAATGAAAAACTGGGGCATTGTTTACTTCGGTAACTTTGTTGGAGCAATTTTCTTCGTTGCTTGTATTTGGATTGCAGAACAACACCTTGGCGCAAATGGCCAATGGGGTATTAATGCAATGAAAATTGCTCAACATAAACTTCATCATGATTTTGGACAAGCCATTGTTTTAGGTATGTTATGTAACCTAATGGTTTGTCTTGCAACATGGATGACTTTCTCATGCCGTAGTGCTACTGATAAAGTTATGGTAATGTTGCTACCCGTTGCAATGTTTGTTGCATGTGGTTTTGAGCACTGTATTGCAAATATGTTTATGATCCCTATGGGTATCGTAATTCATGCATTCGCTGGTCCTGAATTCTGGACAATGACAGGTATCGACCCTGCTCAGTTTGCAGATTTAACAGTTCATAATTTTGTTGTAAACAATCTAATCCCAGTGACCATTGGTAATATCATTGGTGGTGGTGTATTAGTTGGTCTAACATATTGGATTATTCATCGTCGTCCAGAACTTAATGGCAATAGCCATCACTAA
- a CDS encoding response regulator codes for MAEVSPFTHIIDWQHVKVLIIDDQLSSALLIQNILHSIDLTTIDIATNCKNALQLCKTTAYDLILIDFHLDPQLSGSELLTVMRKKNCISSYCGIIFISGDRTPEVIVTSISMDADSFLSKPLNIGILKQRIVTVYQACLKRKPIYIALENKHISTAISLCRQLLQLHGHNIDIEIILLDLLIDQQDWIQAQQLLTLFSERSQHHKLILRKAQLMHKQGDDVAAIQQLQILIKQVPLFVEAYDELAVLLQQQHQSNAAKDIAYQALRLTPSISHRSLLTAQLAVKTNDPSLFMKTGKILVTHLPLIDNDWIIQFAQFTTLFEQLHSQQLSPQRQQQLIKQLTKLHQQARRRLTRHQKIILTAFRHITLARFAATNKHPLKAKRRLLHGLKYYFGQMSQAPMAIIVDALPLLIHFGETGLIQEAYQTIMTQNVLDDHCHHRLNQLQENKFIIENIRLLIEQLATAKATIDPDPQRAYCIYQTILRDYPYNTEAHLGRINSLLMTQQMHHPDINTSLRQIKKMPLASPLLEWFMLLQQQYKDQKESF; via the coding sequence ATGGCAGAAGTCTCGCCTTTTACTCATATTATCGATTGGCAACATGTGAAAGTTTTGATTATTGATGATCAGCTTTCTTCTGCATTACTGATCCAAAATATTCTTCACAGTATTGATCTTACTACGATTGATATTGCAACTAACTGCAAGAATGCCTTACAACTTTGTAAAACCACAGCTTATGATTTGATCCTAATTGATTTTCACCTTGATCCACAACTTAGCGGTAGTGAACTTCTCACTGTTATGAGAAAAAAAAACTGTATCAGTTCATATTGTGGCATTATTTTTATTTCAGGCGATCGTACTCCTGAAGTCATTGTGACCTCGATAAGTATGGATGCCGATAGTTTTTTGAGTAAACCACTCAATATAGGCATATTAAAACAACGTATCGTGACGGTTTATCAAGCTTGTTTAAAGCGTAAGCCGATTTATATCGCCCTAGAAAATAAGCACATTTCGACGGCTATTTCATTATGTCGGCAGTTATTACAGTTGCATGGTCACAATATTGATATTGAAATTATATTACTTGATTTATTGATCGACCAACAAGATTGGATACAAGCACAACAGTTATTAACGTTATTTAGTGAACGTAGCCAGCATCACAAATTAATACTACGTAAAGCTCAATTAATGCATAAACAAGGTGATGATGTCGCTGCGATTCAACAATTACAAATATTAATTAAACAAGTTCCCTTATTTGTTGAAGCTTATGATGAATTAGCTGTTTTATTACAGCAACAGCATCAATCAAATGCAGCAAAAGACATTGCCTACCAAGCACTAAGACTTACCCCAAGCATCAGTCATCGTTCATTACTGACCGCTCAATTAGCAGTAAAAACCAACGATCCATCTTTATTTATGAAAACAGGTAAAATACTGGTAACGCATTTACCGCTAATTGATAATGATTGGATCATTCAATTTGCTCAATTTACGACGTTATTTGAACAACTTCATAGCCAACAGCTATCCCCACAGCGCCAACAACAATTAATCAAACAGCTTACAAAACTCCATCAGCAAGCACGCCGACGACTGACTCGACATCAAAAAATAATTCTCACTGCATTTCGCCATATTACCTTAGCTAGGTTTGCCGCAACCAATAAGCATCCTTTAAAAGCAAAACGCCGTTTATTACATGGTTTGAAATACTATTTTGGCCAAATGTCACAAGCTCCGATGGCGATAATAGTCGATGCTTTACCATTATTAATTCATTTTGGAGAAACGGGATTAATTCAAGAAGCATATCAAACAATAATGACGCAAAATGTTTTGGATGATCATTGCCACCACCGTCTTAATCAACTTCAAGAGAATAAATTTATTATCGAAAATATTCGCTTGTTAATTGAACAGTTAGCCACCGCAAAAGCAACAATAGATCCAGATCCTCAACGTGCTTACTGTATCTATCAAACCATTTTGCGTGATTATCCTTATAATACGGAAGCTCATCTTGGCCGTATCAATAGCTTACTGATGACACAACAAATGCACCATCCCGATATCAATACGAGTCTACGACAAATAAAGAAAATGCCTCTCGCTTCACCATTATTAGAATGGTTTATGCTGCTACAGCAACAATATAAAGATCAAAAAGAAAGTTTTTAA
- a CDS encoding multidrug efflux RND transporter permease subunit: protein MWLSDISVKRPVVAIVLSLLLCVFGIVSFSKLAVREMPDVESPVVTIMTTYSGTSATVMESQITTPIEDELSGISGIENITSITRNGMSRITVEFNMDWDLTEGVSDIRDAVARAQRRLPDDANDPIVSKDNGSGEPAIYINLSSSEMDRTQLTDYAQRVLEDRFSLLNGVSSVSLSGGLYKVMYVKLQPVLMAGRGVTTKDIVNALNDENVELPGGEVRNDQTVMSVRTARLYQTVDDFKYLVIRTTEAGTPIYLKDVAEVTIGAENEKSTFKSNGVVNLSLGIVTMSDANPLDVAKEVRAEVAKMQQFLPQGASLTVDYDATVFIERSINEVYSTLLVTGALVILVLYIFIGQVRATLIPAVTVPVSLISAFITAYFFGFSINLLTLMALILAIGLVVDDAIVVVENVFHHLQRGESPLLAAYKGTREVGFAVIATTAVLVMVFLPISFMEGMVGRLFTEFSVLLAMSVIFSSLIALTLTPVMCSKLLKANVKPNRFNLWVNRQFEQLENGYRRIVTVAVKKRFVAPLVVFGCIAASAGLMKVIPAQLAPQEDRGVLFAFVKGAEGTSYNRMIGNMDQVEARLLPLLGKGVLKSVSIQSPAFGGRAGDQTGFVIMQLEDWNDRSVNAQQALGMISKTLAGIPDVRVMPMMPGFRGGSSEPVQFVLGGADYQELFTWATKLKHIAEDSPLMEGVDLDYAETTPELLVNVNRERAAELGIPVTEIAETLEVMLGGRSETTFVERGEEYDVYLRGDENSFNSSTDLSQIYLRAKNGNLVTLDTVASIDEVASAQKLSHNQKQKSITLKASLSDGYTLGEALDFLDQQAIERLPSDISINYAGESQDFRDNQSSIAMVFGLALLVAYLVLAAQFESFVNPLVVMLTVPMGIFGGLAGLWIMGQGLNIYSQIGMIMLIGMVTKNGILIVEFANQLRDKGIEFEQAIVDASVRRLRPILMTAFTTLFGALPLILSTGAGAESRIAVGTVVFFGMAFATLVTLLVIPAMYRLLSAKTKSPGYIEAQLEKELQHDYIGRISHGDLPK from the coding sequence ATGTGGTTATCTGATATATCTGTTAAACGCCCCGTTGTCGCTATTGTATTAAGTTTGTTGTTGTGTGTATTTGGTATTGTTTCATTTTCTAAGCTCGCTGTTCGTGAAATGCCGGATGTTGAAAGTCCCGTTGTTACTATTATGACAACCTATAGCGGCACATCTGCAACAGTAATGGAAAGCCAAATTACCACACCAATAGAAGATGAGTTATCTGGCATCAGTGGTATCGAAAATATTACGTCAATTACTCGTAATGGTATGTCGCGGATCACCGTCGAATTTAATATGGACTGGGATCTTACCGAAGGCGTGAGTGATATTCGAGATGCAGTTGCTCGTGCGCAACGTCGTCTTCCTGATGATGCCAATGATCCGATTGTATCGAAAGATAATGGTTCGGGTGAGCCTGCGATTTATATTAATTTATCGTCATCTGAAATGGATCGAACTCAATTAACAGATTACGCTCAGCGAGTATTAGAAGATCGTTTTAGTCTGTTAAATGGCGTTAGTTCAGTCAGCCTCAGTGGCGGATTGTACAAAGTCATGTATGTAAAATTACAACCAGTATTAATGGCTGGGCGAGGTGTAACTACCAAAGACATTGTAAACGCATTAAATGATGAAAATGTTGAATTACCTGGTGGTGAAGTCCGTAATGATCAAACAGTAATGTCAGTCCGTACTGCGCGACTTTATCAAACCGTTGATGATTTTAAATATTTAGTGATCCGCACAACAGAGGCTGGTACACCTATTTATTTAAAAGATGTCGCTGAGGTTACTATTGGCGCTGAAAATGAAAAATCAACGTTTAAAAGTAATGGTGTCGTCAATTTAAGCTTAGGCATTGTCACTATGTCTGATGCTAATCCACTTGATGTCGCTAAAGAAGTACGTGCAGAAGTTGCTAAGATGCAACAGTTTTTACCGCAAGGTGCTTCATTGACGGTTGATTATGATGCTACGGTATTTATTGAGCGTTCAATTAATGAAGTTTATAGCACTCTATTAGTGACTGGCGCGCTGGTTATTTTGGTGTTGTATATTTTTATTGGTCAAGTACGCGCAACCTTGATCCCCGCTGTTACCGTACCTGTTTCATTAATTTCAGCATTTATTACCGCTTATTTCTTTGGTTTTTCAATTAATTTGCTGACTCTGATGGCGTTAATTTTGGCGATTGGATTGGTGGTCGATGATGCCATTGTGGTGGTTGAAAATGTTTTCCACCATTTGCAACGTGGAGAATCACCGTTACTTGCGGCCTATAAAGGTACGCGTGAAGTTGGATTTGCGGTTATTGCGACCACCGCAGTGTTGGTGATGGTGTTTTTACCGATCTCGTTTATGGAAGGCATGGTAGGGCGGTTATTTACTGAGTTTTCAGTGTTATTAGCAATGTCAGTGATTTTTTCATCACTTATCGCATTAACGTTAACCCCTGTTATGTGCAGTAAATTACTTAAAGCCAATGTAAAGCCAAATCGGTTTAACCTGTGGGTGAATCGTCAGTTTGAACAATTAGAAAATGGTTACCGTCGTATTGTAACGGTAGCGGTGAAAAAACGTTTCGTGGCACCATTAGTCGTATTTGGCTGTATTGCTGCTAGTGCTGGATTAATGAAAGTGATCCCTGCCCAACTCGCACCCCAAGAAGATCGTGGGGTATTGTTTGCATTTGTGAAAGGCGCAGAAGGCACCAGTTATAACCGTATGATTGGCAACATGGATCAAGTTGAAGCGCGATTATTACCGTTACTGGGTAAAGGTGTATTGAAATCTGTCAGTATTCAATCGCCAGCATTTGGTGGTCGAGCAGGAGATCAAACCGGCTTTGTGATCATGCAACTAGAAGATTGGAATGATCGTTCTGTGAATGCGCAACAGGCGTTGGGGATGATCAGTAAAACTCTGGCTGGTATTCCTGATGTACGGGTAATGCCGATGATGCCAGGTTTTCGTGGCGGATCATCTGAACCTGTACAATTTGTATTAGGCGGTGCGGATTATCAAGAATTGTTCACATGGGCGACGAAGCTAAAACATATTGCTGAAGATAGTCCGTTAATGGAAGGGGTTGATTTAGATTATGCAGAAACAACCCCTGAGTTATTGGTGAATGTTAATCGTGAGCGTGCGGCTGAATTAGGCATTCCTGTGACTGAAATAGCCGAAACATTAGAGGTGATGCTGGGTGGGCGCAGTGAAACAACCTTTGTTGAGCGTGGGGAAGAATATGATGTTTATCTACGTGGTGACGAAAATAGCTTTAATAGTTCAACCGATCTTAGTCAGATTTATCTACGGGCGAAAAATGGCAATCTAGTTACATTAGATACCGTGGCATCTATTGATGAAGTGGCATCTGCACAGAAGTTAAGTCATAACCAAAAACAGAAATCAATCACGCTAAAAGCGAGTCTTTCTGATGGTTATACTTTAGGTGAAGCACTTGATTTTCTTGATCAACAAGCGATTGAACGCTTACCGTCAGATATTTCGATTAATTACGCTGGCGAATCACAAGACTTTAGAGATAACCAAAGCAGTATTGCAATGGTGTTTGGCTTAGCGTTATTAGTCGCTTATTTAGTACTTGCGGCGCAGTTTGAAAGCTTCGTTAACCCGCTGGTGGTAATGTTAACCGTACCAATGGGGATCTTTGGTGGCTTAGCTGGACTATGGATAATGGGACAAGGGCTCAATATTTATAGTCAAATCGGGATGATCATGTTGATTGGTATGGTAACCAAAAATGGTATTTTGATCGTTGAGTTTGCTAACCAGTTGCGTGACAAAGGCATTGAGTTTGAACAAGCGATTGTTGATGCTTCGGTGCGTCGTTTACGACCGATTTTAATGACGGCGTTTACCACGTTGTTTGGTGCTTTACCGTTAATATTATCAACAGGCGCCGGGGCTGAGAGTCGTATCGCGGTAGGTACAGTGGTGTTTTTTGGAATGGCATTTGCAACGTTAGTGACACTATTAGTGATCCCTGCGATGTACCGCTTGTTATCAGCTAAAACAAAATCACCAGGTTATATTGAGGCGCAATTAGAAAAAGAATTGCAGCATGATTATATTGGCCGTATCAGTCACGGTGATTTGCCTAAATAA
- a CDS encoding efflux RND transporter periplasmic adaptor subunit: MKKMVVAVLVAAVLSGGYFYFQGTSHAAQDKSSLAQSSRVVAVTTGEVSSLAVAQSLSLVGKLQAEHAVNVAAEVAAKIKKIVVPVNSTVTKGQLLIQLDDDKAVAAYDEALAYRNDEKRKLTEFQRLLVRGAITKTEIDAQAASVSIANARLKAALANLNDHAIRAPFNGTVGLYDFSPGHMVAAGGVLFNFDDLSSMRLDIEVPEQYISFLKVGIKVTAKSQAWGDRAFSGEIQAIDSRVQPDSLNIKVRVVFKNKDNALKPGMLLAAELDFIPQQQAIIPVQALEYSGTKRYVYVVDDQQKVHRTLVELGERIDNNVVIKKGLTTGERIVVQGLVNMRDGIIIKDITSTVGVTS; the protein is encoded by the coding sequence ATGAAAAAAATGGTCGTAGCAGTATTAGTTGCAGCAGTATTATCCGGCGGTTACTTTTATTTTCAAGGAACGTCACATGCTGCGCAAGATAAATCATCGCTCGCGCAATCGTCACGTGTAGTGGCAGTAACAACGGGGGAGGTTAGCTCCTTAGCGGTTGCTCAATCACTATCATTAGTGGGTAAATTACAAGCTGAACATGCCGTTAATGTCGCTGCAGAAGTTGCCGCTAAAATTAAAAAAATTGTTGTTCCTGTAAACAGTACGGTAACTAAAGGGCAATTATTAATTCAACTTGATGATGATAAAGCTGTTGCTGCTTATGATGAAGCGTTGGCATACCGTAATGACGAAAAGCGCAAATTGACTGAATTTCAGCGTTTATTAGTTCGTGGTGCGATTACCAAAACTGAAATTGATGCTCAAGCTGCCAGTGTCAGTATTGCCAATGCTCGTTTGAAAGCCGCATTAGCAAACCTTAATGATCACGCTATTCGTGCACCCTTTAATGGCACTGTAGGATTATATGATTTTAGTCCTGGTCATATGGTAGCGGCAGGCGGTGTATTATTTAATTTTGATGATCTTTCTTCTATGCGTCTGGATATTGAAGTACCAGAGCAATATATCTCCTTCTTAAAGGTTGGCATTAAAGTTACCGCAAAAAGCCAAGCGTGGGGTGATCGTGCTTTTAGTGGCGAAATTCAAGCCATTGATTCACGCGTTCAACCTGATTCATTAAATATTAAAGTGCGCGTTGTATTTAAAAATAAAGATAATGCTTTAAAGCCGGGTATGTTACTTGCCGCTGAGCTTGATTTTATTCCGCAACAACAAGCGATTATTCCCGTACAAGCATTAGAATATTCTGGTACTAAGCGTTATGTCTATGTTGTTGACGACCAACAAAAAGTACATCGCACATTAGTTGAGCTTGGCGAGCGAATTGATAATAACGTGGTGATTAAAAAAGGCTTAACAACAGGCGAGCGAATTGTTGTACAAGGGCTAGTTAACATGCGCGACGGTATTATTATTAAAGACATTACTTCAACTGTTGGAGTAACGAGCTAA
- the rluF gene encoding 23S rRNA pseudouridine(2604) synthase RluF, translating into MSQNSTDQQSPKGVRLNKFISDTGYCSRREADKLIDQGRVTINGTAPEMGMRVMDTDEVLVDDKPLRSKERPIYIALNKPTGITCTTERHIEGNVIDFIGHRKRIFPIGRLDKPSDGLIFLTNDGDIVNKILRAGNSHEKEYVVRVDQPITPEFIEKMSSGVEILDTVTLPCKVTKETNFSFRIVLTQGLNRQIRRMCEALGYEVYKLRRVRIMNITIDGLPNGKWRYLTEAEINEIQQLISQSSGTEEASKTDAEGRTIAKATDAKLYDHRAQEARNERHAAEKQFKTYRGTGEFNRRPDGANRSSRNSEDRHSRNESRGGRSDAPRRNNDDRPARTSTPSRDTNKPSFGGKSNGIKKWKSKREE; encoded by the coding sequence ATGTCACAAAATTCTACTGACCAACAGAGCCCAAAAGGGGTTCGACTTAATAAATTTATCAGTGATACTGGCTATTGCTCACGCCGTGAGGCGGACAAGCTGATTGATCAGGGACGTGTAACCATTAATGGCACAGCGCCTGAAATGGGTATGCGTGTAATGGATACTGACGAAGTATTGGTTGATGATAAACCACTGCGCAGCAAAGAGCGTCCAATCTATATCGCCCTTAATAAGCCAACCGGTATTACTTGTACCACTGAGCGTCATATTGAAGGCAACGTGATTGACTTTATTGGTCACCGTAAGCGTATTTTCCCAATTGGTCGTTTAGATAAGCCGTCTGATGGTCTTATTTTCTTAACCAATGACGGTGATATCGTTAATAAAATTCTACGTGCGGGTAACTCGCATGAGAAAGAATACGTTGTGCGTGTCGACCAACCGATCACCCCTGAGTTTATTGAAAAAATGTCATCAGGGGTTGAGATTTTAGATACAGTTACTTTGCCATGTAAAGTGACTAAAGAAACGAATTTCTCATTTCGTATCGTGTTGACTCAAGGTTTAAACCGTCAAATTCGTCGTATGTGTGAAGCGTTAGGTTATGAAGTGTATAAACTTCGTCGCGTGCGTATCATGAATATTACTATTGATGGCTTACCTAACGGTAAATGGCGTTATTTAACCGAAGCTGAAATTAATGAAATCCAACAACTAATTTCGCAATCAAGCGGTACTGAAGAAGCATCAAAAACGGATGCTGAAGGTCGTACGATCGCTAAAGCGACAGACGCGAAGTTGTATGATCACCGTGCGCAAGAAGCACGTAATGAGCGCCATGCTGCTGAGAAGCAGTTTAAAACTTACCGTGGTACTGGTGAGTTTAATCGTCGTCCCGATGGTGCTAACCGTAGCAGCCGTAATAGCGAAGATCGTCACAGTCGCAATGAAAGCCGTGGTGGTCGCAGTGATGCACCGCGTCGCAATAACGATGATCGTCCAGCACGTACTTCTACGCCAAGCCGTGATACCAACAAGCCAAGCTTTGGTGGTAAGAGCAACGGTATTAAGAAGTGGAAATCAAAGCGCGAAGAGTAA
- a CDS encoding PTS sugar transporter subunit IIA yields MLERRITFYCGAAGLPSYQLNQLKKLTGYFQSKVELFNVGQLTRAPVSQPLKMLSLANKPHALCQLIINGSDAELANLVLTDFIAQYALSLTQYSPSLPFKISLPLTSIGWADCGENHKIDTITQLSHMLVAQQAITVEQQPALQKALLARETISATVMGPSIALPHVMHEMIAKPAMAIVCHQQAIDWGSSRGNISRAIAMILPKPPPKVVIMAFAQFSKCLLNEDYCTALTLAQQPQELKALIIEALRDQG; encoded by the coding sequence ATGTTAGAGCGACGGATCACCTTTTATTGTGGTGCAGCAGGTCTGCCTTCTTATCAACTTAACCAACTGAAAAAATTGACGGGTTATTTTCAATCCAAGGTTGAGTTATTTAATGTGGGTCAATTGACGCGTGCACCAGTATCACAGCCATTAAAAATGTTATCGTTGGCAAATAAACCCCATGCGTTATGCCAATTAATTATCAATGGTAGCGATGCTGAATTAGCCAACTTAGTGTTAACTGATTTTATTGCTCAATATGCACTATCGCTGACACAATACTCACCATCGCTACCGTTTAAGATAAGTTTGCCACTAACCAGTATTGGTTGGGCTGATTGCGGTGAGAATCATAAAATAGACACCATTACGCAATTAAGCCACATGCTGGTGGCGCAACAAGCGATCACTGTTGAGCAACAGCCTGCATTACAGAAAGCGTTATTGGCACGAGAAACTATTTCAGCAACTGTAATGGGACCGAGTATTGCATTGCCACATGTGATGCATGAGATGATTGCAAAACCTGCAATGGCGATAGTATGTCATCAACAGGCGATTGATTGGGGATCATCACGCGGTAATATTAGCCGTGCAATAGCGATGATATTACCAAAGCCCCCACCTAAAGTTGTGATAATGGCATTTGCACAGTTTTCAAAATGTTTATTAAATGAAGATTATTGTACAGCGTTAACACTAGCGCAGCAGCCTCAAGAGTTAAAAGCATTGATCATTGAAGCATTAAGAGATCAAGGCTAA
- a CDS encoding PTS fructose transporter subunit IIB, with translation MKIVAVTACPTGIAHTYMAADVLNKTAHQMGIKIQVETQGAMGIENFLTAKDIAHADIVLIASDIEVEQRARFTGSRIHCVTIEEVLVDATAVIERCQQLCQ, from the coding sequence ATGAAAATTGTCGCAGTAACAGCCTGCCCAACGGGAATAGCACACACCTATATGGCGGCGGATGTCCTTAATAAAACCGCCCATCAAATGGGCATTAAGATCCAAGTCGAAACGCAAGGTGCAATGGGGATTGAAAACTTTTTAACCGCCAAAGATATTGCACATGCTGATATTGTATTAATTGCTTCTGATATTGAAGTTGAACAACGGGCGCGATTTACTGGCAGCCGTATCCATTGTGTCACCATTGAAGAAGTCTTAGTTGATGCAACCGCAGTGATTGAGCGTTGTCAGCAATTGTGCCAATAA
- the xthA gene encoding exodeoxyribonuclease III has translation MKVISFNINGLRARLHQLQAIIDKHQPDVIGLQEIKVHDDAFPLADVEAMGYKVYFHGQKAHYGVAMLCKQEPISVQKGFPSDDDEAQRRMIMATFKQENGSNITIMNGYFPQGDNVKHETKFPAKEKFYTDLMNYLNTAHTNDEQLIVMGDINISPIDLDIGIGPINAKRWLKTGKCSFQPIERQWLQTLLDWGFVDTFRQLHPTVDDQFSWFDYRSKGFVDNRGLRIDVILATPTLADRCIESGIDYELRSIEKPSDHAPIWSTFNN, from the coding sequence ATGAAAGTAATATCATTTAATATCAATGGACTACGTGCTCGCTTACATCAACTTCAAGCTATTATTGATAAGCATCAACCTGATGTTATCGGTTTACAAGAAATTAAAGTTCATGATGATGCATTTCCGTTAGCAGATGTCGAGGCAATGGGCTATAAAGTCTACTTTCATGGTCAAAAAGCCCATTACGGTGTCGCTATGTTATGTAAACAAGAACCTATTAGCGTTCAAAAAGGCTTTCCAAGCGATGATGATGAAGCGCAACGCCGCATGATAATGGCAACGTTTAAACAAGAAAATGGCAGCAATATAACCATAATGAACGGTTATTTTCCTCAAGGTGATAACGTTAAGCACGAAACTAAATTTCCTGCGAAAGAAAAATTCTACACAGATCTGATGAATTACCTTAACACCGCACATACTAACGATGAACAACTTATCGTAATGGGTGATATTAATATCAGCCCTATCGATTTAGATATTGGTATTGGTCCTATCAATGCTAAACGTTGGTTAAAAACAGGGAAATGCTCATTTCAACCCATTGAACGTCAATGGCTACAAACATTATTAGACTGGGGGTTTGTTGATACTTTCCGCCAATTGCATCCAACAGTAGACGATCAATTTTCGTGGTTTGATTATCGCTCAAAAGGCTTTGTTGATAATAGAGGCCTGCGCATTGATGTCATTCTAGCCACACCAACATTGGCAGATCGTTGCATTGAATCCGGTATCGATTATGAGCTTCGTAGCATAGAAAAACCCTCAGATCACGCACCCATTTGGTCAACCTTCAACAATTGA